One Salvia splendens isolate huo1 chromosome 1, SspV2, whole genome shotgun sequence genomic window, CACTTCAGCCCACATCGAGTTTGCCAGATCATCGCGACGCTGATTCCAAGATGACGTTGCCTCAACGTAGTCAACGTATTCACTGTCCCTATGATCTCCCTCGGCCTCAGCCCCTTGGCTCTCAGGCATGCAGTCCAAAAGGTCATCGAGTGGATCAATTGGCATCTCAGACCGAACGTAGTTATGGAGAAGGAAGCAtgctataattaaatttatttgaacTTTGAGGGGATAGAAGGAGGCACTGCGCAAAATACCCCACCGCATCTTCAGTACCGCGAATGCTCTCTCAATTACATTCCTAGCTTTGGTATGACGCATGTTGAAGAGCTCTACAGCATTTTGTGGAATTTGCGCATCAGGACCCCAATCTTGGAGGTGATACCTCACCCCCTTGTAAGGGGTTAGAAAACCTTCACTGTTCGCATATCCATTATCACACAAATAATAATTACCTAGACCAGACAAAACTCAACATCAGTTTAGTAAAAACtaaccaaatataaattttccATTTGAATTGATATATGTTGCTGAATATTGTAACTTATTCAAAGCTAGTCAATTTACCTATTGGGACTCGCAACCCATGAGGACGAGTTACGGCATCGCGAAGCACTCGAGCATCGCCAGCTGATCCCTCCCAGCCGGGTAATATGTATGTGAAACGCATGTGCCTGTCGCAAGCGGCCAAAGTGTTGGTTGTTATCTGACCCTTCCTATTCCTAAACCGTGGTTTGTCCTCGTTTGGTACTAAAACGTCAATGTAGGTGCCATCAAGAGCACCAAGACACCCCTGTATGCACAAGAAGTAGCCACACACTCACGTAGTGAAATGCTGAATATATAGTTtattccaaaaagaatagtCTTCGCtactaaaatataaaacataccTGAAAACATTTCCATCGCCAATCTACACAATCTTCGCGAATAGGCTCGGGTTTGACCAAGAACAAGGAATGCAACTTTAATACTGCTGCAAGGACCTCATGAACGTAGAATGAAACTGTGTTCCCTGATCGCCAATGATCAAATCGAACAACACGGTTTTTCTTGTGATGTGCTATGACACCTAGAAAAATGGCGACTTGCTCTTCTATCCCTACGAACCGCCGGACGCGTAACATTCCCAACTCTGTAAACAATGAACACAACCTTCCAAACGTATTCCGGTCCATCCTACAATTAACTAAACAATCTGTGTCAGTTACCCCAACGAGTCTGTTTAAACGTTGAATCTGCATCGGTACTCGATTCAGAATGTCGTAAGCCAACGCAAATTCAGCTCGCCTCCTTTTCTTCGAAACTTTGCTAAAAATCATGTGCAGTATACAAATTCGCGCCACGGTTTGAGTCCAAATTATGTCCTCAATTATTTGCCTCACATAAGCATTTTGCTTCTTATGTTCCCTCATCTGTGCATAGATATACAAATAAGTTTCAATTCCAACTAATCTTTCATCATTCAAATAAAGGAAGCTTAAACTATTCAACTACCCTTTCATTATTCAAATAATAACCACAAAGCTGTGAATTCTCTACATCACAATTAGCACGATGCAAcatcaatattaatttttttcacacaacaaGTTGCTGAAATACTGGTATATTTCTCACACTATATTTTGAATCGATTGGATTCAACATTACAAATTCAAAGTAAGCAATTGGATGAGAAAAAATTAAACTATGCACCATTGCAGTGGAAAACTTCAAAATTCCCATTTTTCTCACTGAGTTCAACCAAAATTCAGcatctttaattctttatcattaaACCAGACATCTTAATTAACATCTATTACGCGGTTTCATTTGCATTCAAAAACCCCAAATCACACGTCGAGACGCACAAAACGAATCAGCCACGTAATTCTACAATCCATATAACCTATAACACCGGATTGCATTCGAAAACGGCcaaatgaattaataaattCGTTTGCTACATTAACTGAAAGGCAGATTCCCCACAATACGATCTAGGGTTTTTTAGCctccaaaaaaattcaaattcaaatgaaTTAATCAATTCAATTGTAAACTTGGGTTggattcaaaattacaaattcaaattattcaatTAGAAAGGGAGATTCCATGGGTTTTGTagatttcgaaaaaaaaatagggAATGAACCGGTAGGAGGAttaattcaaaattacaaattcgaATTGGGTTTGTAGCCTTcgaaaaaattaatcaatgcaaacaaaacaaagaacaGACTCACCTGAAATCTCTCGTTGCGGTGAGTGTCGCTTCTCTTCTGCACAGATTTGTTCAAAGGGCTTGTGTTGGTTTGGGAATGTTATGCTACGATTCCCCCAATTTTCTATGCATGTTCAAAGCAAATGTTATTGGTTTACCTCAAACCCTGATTAGAGCCTAATATGTATCGTAGGGCCAGACCCCGATACACTAACGCCATTATATGGCCAAAAAGAAACGGGCCAAAGCCCATTTGTAGGGCTGTGCATTTATGGTGTATGTCAAATAGAACACATGATAGGCAcagatacataatttaaatgacCTCTATATGACAAACAGAACAAGCCCTTAACATACTACTGTTTTAATTTGTTAGTTGTTGCTGTTAAACTGTAgtacatatttttttcattgattttagacttttattattaattatgttttatgGTGCATATTTCATTTGAGTTGCTTTGTAAGCATCATTCTCGTTGACTCCCCCTTAGCATTTTTGTTTTCTGTATAACTTTAAAGAATGAAGAAAATAGTAAATCGaagtttaaatttttatgtTACTTGTAAAATTGATAATATCAGTAACAAATGTATTATAaccaaactaaatatataaaataaaataattaataataatgtagatttgtATACATGTTTGGGAGAGTCTTATGAGTTATGGTGGTACCTCAGTTTTGCAACTTATCCCATATCATAGATCCAAACCTTTTTGCGTTTGGTTCGTATATTTtaagaccatctccaaccatttacaccaaactcaaactcatttttgagtatacgtcacaccaaaaaatagttttactccaaccatttacgcCAAATTCAAAACTTACACCATTTTTGATATTTCATCTCACAAAATTTTTGCAGTAACACCATATTTGatgttatttcaaaaaaaaaaccaaaaataggTTTGAATTTGGTATGGTTGGAGAAAATTTCTACACAAAAACTCATTTTTGGAGTATGGTAATTATAAGGAATGTTTAAAATATATCATAAAGTATATCAATGTTTTATTACTTGAGTGTTATGTTGCctcattcaaaatatatttagaTTAACGGTATTATAATGATAAAACACATTATCTTTTTTTCCTTATATAGAATGGTATTTACCAATAgtagttttttattaaaaaggcAATATGCTTGTCCAATGGGCTTTAACGCCATTTCTCTAATTGGGCTTAACAAATTTACCCAAAAAATTGAACTTCGATGAAAACCCTTTTTTACATGCTTTAATAATATTGAACATATCCAATGAATAAGGAATCTACATCTAGTCATTTTTTATAACATCTTTATCTAATAGcattgaattaatttatttcgTCGACATAAACAAAACTTGTAAAGTTAGACTTAGACGGACAAAGTGAAAAAGGTCATCGGAGGGATGATTTAATGGAATTTTGGACAGAGGATCCCAATTGATTATGAATAATGTTGCTCAAATATGAAGTGTAGtgtaaaaaaaagttgaaacaagcattgataaacatcaaactaaatCAACATAAACAATATTCTGattaattaaaagtaaaaaaaaagaagaagtaTGATGTGATTAATTAGCGTCAATGCAAAGAAGTAATCAAGTAAGCAACTTTCTTGATGTAGAGGTGATCTTGATGACAAGGCCAGGCGAAACGTCGTCGTGTTGCTGAATGTGGGAGTTGTTTTCGAGTATAAATGGATCGTCGCACTTGTCGCTGATGCTGTGAAGCGTTTCTCCGTCTCTCACTACATATATTTCGCTGCATTCTTCTCTTCCACGCGCCGCCCTTTCATCCACGGCCATCAACACAAACAACAGAAAAATAGTATAGCAAAAACCCATCGCACCACtatctcttctctccctctttcTATGTTAATATATACTACTCTACTCCACTACTATACTTATGTACGTGAAGTGTTAATTGTAATTAAGGGAATTAATTAAGGCAGATTAAAGGGTCCACGACCGCGAGTGTGGAGTTTACGAGGGTTAGTGGTTAGTTTTTGAACGTTACTGTATTTGTCTCTTATTTATTATGTGACGAATAACATTTGGTATTCCttccaataaataaattaattccaaCATTTGGTACTGtgcattaaattaattaatgagcaTTGGTCTTGGTCAGTCTGTTGCCAGTAAATCGATACTACCTTGTGAAGAAAATTGACAAAAactaatcttttttttttgaaacaagAGTTCGAGATTTTTATTAGTAGATGAGAGACTTGAGAGTTTGCTTAAATATAAACTGTTTAGTACAAACAGTAGCGGACGTAGAAAATTTTGTTAGTAGGGGCTCTACTATACTACTCGTTTTGTGCTTAAAAAGAGTCTCCCAAAATCTCTATATttaagagataaaaaaaagtactcctTTTGTcgcattcaagatgtccacattcttgagtagCATGTGCTTTTAGGAAGTATTATTAGGTGGAATAAGtagaagaaaaaatagttgaatattttaattaggagagaagagaaagatttattttcaaatatagaatgTGATCAATTTTAATGGACAAACTaaacaagaaataaaagaagtataaatatataaatatataatctcTCTTGTGTccattaaaaaggaaagaaaaggtGGAAACCtatcatttattaaaattttgtgtccAACTCcctaaatacaaaataatacaCGGCacatacaaaataaagaaacatCTTGTTTTAAGCAAAAAGATTTAACATTTAAGAAGTACTAAAACATGAACCAATAAATGAACAACACCTCATTTCAAGGCGGTCAATGTTTTCACTATTCAGACGTAAGcattaaaatagtattaaactattaatactaataatatacaCGTTTGTGTTTTTAAAAAAGAGGGCCATCGTCTTCCTCAATCACATACAACCATTTTTGCTCCATTTTATCtctgtatgttttgttttcttgattcaattcAGCCCTTTTTACATTTCTAATTCAGATCATTTAGTTGTCTGCTGCAATAACT contains:
- the LOC121809532 gene encoding uncharacterized protein LOC121809532, translated to MREHKKQNAYVRQIIEDIIWTQTVARICILHMIFSKVSKKRRRAEFALAYDILNRVPMQIQRLNRLVGVTDTDCLVNCRMDRNTFGRLCSLFTELGMLRVRRFVGIEEQVAIFLGVIAHHKKNRVVRFDHWRSGNTVSFYVHEVLAAVLKLHSLFLVKPEPIREDCVDWRWKCFQGCLGALDGTYIDVLVPNEDKPRFRNRKGQITTNTLAACDRHMRFTYILPGWEGSAGDARVLRDAVTRPHGLRVPIGNYYLCDNGYANSEGFLTPYKGVRYHLQDWGPDAQIPQNAVELFNMRHTKARNVIERAFAVLKMRWGILRSASFYPLKVQINLIIACFLLHNYVRSEMPIDPLDDLLDCMPESQGAEAEGDHRDSEYVDYVEATSSWNQRRDDLANSMWAERISTMQ